A region from the Corylus avellana chromosome ca7, CavTom2PMs-1.0 genome encodes:
- the LOC132186526 gene encoding probable receptor-like protein kinase At5g24010: MNQGTFRVGQSYPISFTSSTDIPLYQTARFFEQPASYEFEILDYGLYYVRLHFYPYMHGKTNLIPNSRFDVSIANFSLLSNFGIEKNSKLPVIQEFLLTLKGGVFNLHFAPRGKSIAFVNAIEVFLVPDKDFVMDDFPVITPTGKQATYVGVRSQVLRTIHRVNVGGPETNDTLWRPWIPDDAFLLSPASAKTCPPYNGEVRYDVLGANIYSATDVVYNTCKELASNSSLITWRFDVSKNARHLLRLHFCDIISLRSAVVKFDASIYSNFKQMIYPYDPFNKVVQLSAPFYWDLLVDSDDSGVISVSIGPRQDSTNKNAYLNGLEILEFSKELN; encoded by the coding sequence ATGAATCAAGGCACCTTCAGGGTTGGACAAAGCTATCCCATTAGTTTCACGTCATCAACAGATATTCCCCTGTATCAAACAGCAAGATTTTTCGAGCAGCCAGCTTCATATGAGTTTGAAATCCTTGATTATGGGCTTTATTATGTTCGTCTCCATTTCTATCCCTACATGCACGGGAAGACTAATCTGATCCCCAACTCCCGATTCGACGTTTCGATTGctaatttttctctcttgtcaAACTTTGGTATTGAAAAGAATAGTAAATTACCTGTGATTCAGGAATTCTTACTCACTCTCAAAGGAGGAGTGTTCAACCTCCACTTTGCTCCTCGTGGAAAGTCCATAGCTTTCGTGAACGCCATAGAAGTATTTCTAGTCCCAGATAAAGATTTCGTCATGGATGATTTTCCTGTGATTACTCCCACGGGGAAACAGGCAACATACGTTGGCGTACGGTCTCAGGTTTTGCGCACAATTCACAGGGTCAATGTTGGAGGTCCAGAAACCAATGACACACTGTGGCGGCCATGGATACCGGATGATGCTTTTCTCCTTTCCCCTGCATCTGCAAAAACATGTCCCCCTTATAATGGCGAGGTTAGATATGATGTTCTTGGTGCTAATATTTATAGTGCCACGGATGTTGTCTACAACACTTGCAAAGAATTGGCTTCAAATTCTTCTCTCATAACTTGGCGTTTTGATGTGAGCAAGAATGCCAGACACCTGCTTCGGCTGCACTTCTGCGATATTATTAGCTTAAGGTCTGCTGTAGTCAAGTTCGATGCTTCTATTTATAGCAATTTCAAACAGATGATTTATCCTTACGATCCTTTCAACAAAGTTGTGCAGTTGTCAGCTCCGTTTTATTGGGATTTATTGGTTGATTCAGATGATTCGGGAGTTATCTCTGTTAGCATAGGGCCTAGACAGGATTCTACAAATAAAAATGCTTATCTTAATGGACTGGAGATTTTGGAGTTTTCCAAGGAATTGAATTGA